The following coding sequences lie in one Chionomys nivalis chromosome 8, mChiNiv1.1, whole genome shotgun sequence genomic window:
- the Rassf10 gene encoding ras association domain-containing protein 10: MDPSEKKISVWICQEEKLVSGLSRRTTCSDVVRVLLEDGYRRRRRQRRGQRRGKAEDPSSPLEQPEPPDENDEDDDDVMPQGMLCGPPHCYCIVEKWRGFERILPNKTRILRLWTAWGDEQENVRFVLVRSEASLPNAGPRSAEARVVLSRERPCLARGAPARPSLAMTQEKQRRVVRKAFRKLAKLNRRRQQQPPSPCSSTSSSTASSCSSPPRTQESASVERMETLVHLVLSQDHTIRQQVQRLRELDREIDRYEAKVHLDRMRRHGVNYVQDTYLVGAGIDLDGPAPGEEPEEATLAEKGTEAVASLDSEAQAAALEELARRCDDLVRLQEERAQQEELLERLSTEIQEELNQRWMRRRNEELAAREEPPEPDGGPDGELSLEQERVRTQLSTSLYIGLRLSTDLEAVKADLDYSQQQRDIKERELQGLLQTLRTLEQTVVNDGALSSGGPSREPQPQTCAEMWVDQARGMAKSCPGNDEDSDTGLSSMHSQDSDSVPPVCESLV; encoded by the coding sequence ATGGATCCTTCGGAGAAGAAGATATCGGTGTGGATCTGCCAAGAGGAAAAGCTGGTGTCCGGCCTCTCCCGCCGCACCACCTGCTCAGACGTGGTACGCGTGCTTTTGGAGGACGGCTACCGGCGGCGACGCAGGCAGCGGCGAGGCCAGCGCCGGGGAAAGGCGGAGGACCCCTCCAGTCCGTTGGAGCAGCCCGAGCCCCCAGACGAAAACGACGAGGATGACGACGACGTGATGCCCCAGGGCATGCTATGTGGGCCCCCGCACTGCTATTGCATCGTGGAGAAGTGGCGCGGCTTTGAGCGCATCCTGCCCAACAAGACGCGAATCTTGCGCCTCTGGACCGCCTGGGGCGACGAGCAGGAGAATGTGCGCTTCGTGCTGGTGCGCAGCGAGGCATCGCTGCCCAACGCCGGGCCACGCAGCGCTGAGGCGCGGGTAGTACTCAGCCGCGAGCGCCCCTGCCTGGCCCGGGGAGCCCCGGCGCGGCCCAGTTTGGCCATGACCCAGGAGAAGCAGCGGCGGGTGGTGCGCAAGGCCTTCCGCAAACTGGCCAAGCTCAACCGGAGGCGCCAGCAGCAGCCGCCGTCGCCTTGTTCGTCCACGTCGTCGTCCACCGCCTCGTCCTGTTCGTCGCCGCCTAGGACCCAGGAGAGCGCGTCGGTGGAGCGCATGGAGACGCTGGTGCATCTGGTGTTGTCGCAGGATCACACTATCCGCCAACAGGTGCAGCGGCTCCGGGAGCTGGACCGTGAGATCGACCGCTACGAGGCCAAGGTGCACCTGGACCGCATGCGGCGGCACGGAGTCAACTACGTACAGGATACTTACCTGGTAGGGGCTGGCATCGATCTCGACGGGCCGGCTCCTGGAGAGGAACCCGAGGAGGCGACGCTGGCGGAGAAGGGGACGGAGGCAGTGGCATCCCTGGACAGCGAGGCTCAGGCGGCCGCGCTGGAGGAGCTGGCCCGGCGCTGCGACGACCTGGTGCGGCTGCAAGAGGAGCGCGCCCAACAGGAGGAGTTGCTGGAGCGCCTGTCCACCGAGATCCAGGAGGAGCTGAACCAGCGGTGGATGAGGCGGCGCAATGAGGAACTGGCGGCTCGAGAGGAGCCCCCGGAGCCCGACGGCGGTCCGGATGGCGAGCTGTCGCTGGAGCAGGAGCGGGTCAGGACGCAGCTCAGCACTAGCCTTTACATCGGGCTGAGGCTCAGCACGGACCTGGAGGCGGTCAAGGCTGACTTGGATTACAGCCAGCAGCAGAGGGACATTAAGGAGCGCGAGCTGCAGGGCCTTCTCCAGACTTTGCGCACTTTGGAGCAGACTGTGGTGAATGATGGGGCTCTGAGTTCTGGCGGACCTTCGCGGGAACCCCAGCCTCAGACCTGTGCAGAAATGTGGGTAGACCAGGCCCGGGGAATGGCTAAGAGCTGTCCCGGCAATGATGAGGACTCGGATACTGGGCTGAGCTCCATGCACAGCCAAGACTCGGACTCGGTACCCCCTGTGTGCGAATCCCTTGTGTAG